From the Cohaesibacter sp. ES.047 genome, one window contains:
- a CDS encoding ABC transporter permease, translating into MLGRYRFVLFRPFQLLPVLFGISVVTFILVRLIPGDPARVLLGTRSTPTAIAKIRAQYGLDESMLTQYFYFLKNLANGEMGRSTLYKIDVLDLILTRIEPTLMLVLLSVLLSLIIAVPLAALSARNQGRAADHVARILVTAGLGFPQFWLGVMLIILFAIQLDWLPVSGYGRTFFDKFTHLVLPSLTVALSLSSVITRSLRSAMISGLSSDVATAARARGVSEKMVFWRHVVPNALVPTINLLAVNIGWLIGGTVVVESVFALPGMGQLLVRGIFSRDYMVVQGVAMVFAVATLLINFAADILTAALDPRVKF; encoded by the coding sequence ATGCTAGGTCGCTATCGCTTTGTCCTGTTCCGCCCTTTTCAGCTGTTGCCGGTATTGTTCGGCATCTCGGTTGTTACCTTTATTCTCGTTCGGCTCATCCCGGGTGATCCGGCACGGGTGTTGCTCGGCACGCGTTCCACGCCAACGGCCATTGCCAAGATTAGGGCGCAGTACGGCCTCGATGAATCGATGCTGACGCAGTATTTCTATTTCCTCAAGAATCTTGCAAACGGCGAGATGGGGCGCTCAACCCTTTATAAGATTGACGTTCTGGATCTGATCCTGACGCGTATCGAGCCGACCCTCATGCTGGTGTTGTTATCGGTGCTGCTGTCCTTGATCATCGCCGTGCCTCTAGCCGCTTTGTCGGCTCGCAATCAGGGCCGTGCGGCTGACCATGTCGCCCGCATTCTGGTAACAGCCGGGCTCGGTTTTCCGCAGTTCTGGCTTGGGGTCATGCTCATCATTCTGTTTGCAATTCAGCTCGACTGGCTGCCAGTGTCTGGATATGGGCGCACCTTCTTCGATAAATTCACCCACCTTGTCCTGCCGTCGTTGACGGTGGCCCTGTCGCTGTCCTCGGTGATCACGCGCAGCCTCAGGTCTGCCATGATTTCCGGTCTCAGTTCGGATGTGGCCACAGCGGCCCGGGCCCGCGGGGTTTCGGAAAAAATGGTCTTCTGGCGCCATGTCGTGCCCAACGCTCTTGTACCAACCATCAACCTTCTGGCGGTCAACATCGGTTGGCTGATTGGTGGCACGGTCGTTGTCGAGAGCGTTTTTGCGCTGCCGGGCATGGGCCAATTGCTGGTTCGAGGCATTTTCTCGCGCGACTATATGGTCGTGCAGGGTGTAGCCATGGTGTTCGCGGTTGCGACCCTTTTGATCAACTTCGCGGCAGACATTCTGACAGCCGCCCTTGATCCGAGGGTGAAATTCTGA
- a CDS encoding ABC transporter substrate-binding protein, translating to MLKRFTRVGLIALTMAMGAVTLADAAGVLSIGRREDSSTFDPINTAQNIDFWVFMNVYDVLVRVDKTGSKLVPGLAESWDISDDGLTYTFHLRDAKFSDGSPITAEDAKFSLERIRDDELSLWSDGYKIIADMKTPDDKTLVITLSEQSAPFLSTLAMPATSVISKAGLEEMGQEAYSQNPIASGAFTVKEWLRGDRVILAKNPEFWQADTVSLDGVEWISMPDDNTRMLSVQSGELDAAIYVPFSRVEELKANKDLTLHIEPSTREDHLLMNHEHDYLNNVHVRAAIDYAIDKQSIVDAVTFGQATVANSYVPAGALYHSDENGARPFDLEKAKAELAEAGVSDISLDYLVNAGNEVDEQVAILIQQQLSAIGITVNLIKMDASQTWDMLVDGEYDLSMMYWTNDILDPDQKTTFVLGHDVNMNYMTRYNNEKVKQLVADARLELDADKRKAMYFEIQKLAKADAHWIDLFYSPFINVSSKNVENFYQNPLGRFFLEDTVKNAE from the coding sequence ATGCTTAAACGATTTACCCGAGTGGGACTTATAGCTCTTACCATGGCCATGGGAGCCGTCACATTGGCTGATGCCGCTGGCGTTCTGTCCATTGGTCGTCGTGAGGATTCCAGCACCTTTGATCCGATCAACACGGCTCAGAACATCGACTTCTGGGTGTTCATGAATGTTTATGACGTGCTTGTACGCGTCGATAAAACCGGTTCCAAACTCGTTCCCGGTCTGGCCGAAAGCTGGGACATCTCCGACGATGGCCTGACTTACACGTTCCATCTCCGGGACGCAAAATTCTCCGATGGCTCGCCCATCACCGCTGAAGATGCAAAATTCTCTCTGGAACGCATTCGCGATGATGAGCTTTCCCTATGGTCTGACGGTTACAAGATCATCGCCGACATGAAGACACCAGATGACAAGACGCTGGTCATCACCCTGTCTGAACAGTCCGCACCGTTCCTCTCCACGCTTGCGATGCCGGCAACCTCTGTCATTTCCAAGGCAGGCCTTGAAGAAATGGGTCAGGAAGCCTATTCCCAGAACCCGATTGCTTCAGGTGCCTTCACTGTCAAGGAATGGCTGCGCGGTGATCGTGTCATTCTGGCCAAGAACCCGGAATTCTGGCAGGCCGACACTGTAAGCCTTGATGGTGTCGAGTGGATTTCCATGCCAGACGACAACACCCGCATGCTGAGCGTGCAGTCCGGCGAGCTGGATGCAGCTATCTATGTGCCCTTCTCTCGCGTTGAGGAGTTGAAAGCCAACAAAGATCTGACCCTTCACATCGAGCCTTCCACCCGCGAAGATCATCTGCTGATGAACCATGAGCACGATTATCTCAACAACGTTCATGTCCGTGCAGCCATTGACTATGCGATCGACAAGCAATCCATCGTTGATGCCGTCACCTTCGGTCAGGCGACTGTTGCCAACAGCTATGTTCCGGCTGGTGCTCTTTACCACAGCGATGAAAATGGCGCTCGTCCGTTTGATCTGGAAAAGGCCAAGGCTGAACTGGCTGAAGCCGGTGTGTCCGACATTTCCCTCGACTATCTTGTGAATGCCGGCAACGAAGTCGATGAACAGGTTGCCATCCTCATCCAGCAGCAGCTGTCTGCAATCGGCATCACCGTCAATCTCATCAAGATGGACGCAAGCCAGACCTGGGATATGCTGGTTGATGGCGAGTATGACCTGTCCATGATGTACTGGACCAACGACATTCTCGACCCGGATCAGAAAACCACCTTCGTTCTGGGCCATGATGTCAACATGAACTACATGACCCGATACAACAACGAAAAGGTCAAACAGCTGGTTGCTGATGCCCGTCTCGAACTGGATGCGGACAAGCGGAAAGCGATGTATTTCGAAATCCAGAAATTGGCCAAAGCCGATGCCCATTGGATCGACCTGTTCTACAGCCCGTTCATCAACGTTAGCAGCAAAAACGTTGAGAATTTCTACCAGAACCCGCTCGGTCGGTTCTTCCTGGAAGACACTGTCAAGAATGCTGAATAA
- a CDS encoding outer membrane protein assembly factor BamE — MENGTSSSSRSSFSLRSACLAAACCGSLLLAGCMTETTSVHGFVPSDYTLDQIVEGSSREQVLLTLGSPSTTADFGNEVFYYISQTRKRPVAFMNPKPVDQTVVAVYFDEEQRVSRTIKYGLKDGRLFDFTNQVTPTGGEEVNFLNRIMSNVGPQIGG; from the coding sequence ATGGAAAATGGCACATCATCCAGCAGTCGTTCATCTTTTTCCTTGCGCTCTGCCTGCCTTGCCGCTGCGTGCTGCGGCAGCTTGCTGTTGGCCGGATGCATGACGGAAACCACGTCGGTGCACGGCTTTGTTCCGTCCGACTATACCCTTGATCAGATCGTCGAAGGTTCCAGCCGCGAACAGGTGTTACTGACGCTCGGATCGCCATCAACGACGGCTGACTTTGGCAACGAAGTTTTCTACTATATTTCTCAGACGCGCAAACGTCCCGTTGCCTTCATGAATCCCAAGCCCGTCGACCAGACCGTTGTTGCCGTCTATTTCGATGAGGAACAAAGGGTTTCGCGGACCATCAAATATGGTCTGAAAGATGGCAGATTGTTTGACTTCACCAATCAGGTGACACCGACCGGCGGTGAAGAAGTCAACTTCCTCAACCGCATCATGAGCAATGTCGGACCGCAGATTGGCGGCTGA
- a CDS encoding ubiquinol-cytochrome C chaperone family protein, with translation MIFRLFRKETDREKAAAELYEAIVAQARQPEFYLDYGVEDSTNGRFEMIVLHAYMLLYRLRQEDSAAKTLGQAVFDRFFRDMDDSLRERGVGDLSVPKKIKKMAQHFYGRVEAYDAARADSEERLAEAIERNVFARSQDVTVESRKMANYVFASATELDGQSVEDFASGKIEFASLPDHNT, from the coding sequence ATGATCTTTAGACTATTCCGCAAGGAAACCGACCGGGAAAAAGCTGCTGCGGAACTCTATGAGGCAATCGTGGCACAGGCGAGGCAACCGGAGTTCTATTTGGACTATGGCGTGGAAGATTCCACCAATGGCCGGTTCGAAATGATTGTCCTTCATGCCTATATGCTTCTTTATCGCCTGCGGCAGGAAGACAGCGCAGCCAAGACACTGGGACAGGCGGTGTTTGATCGCTTCTTCCGCGATATGGATGATTCCCTGCGGGAGCGCGGTGTCGGCGACCTCTCGGTGCCCAAGAAAATCAAGAAGATGGCCCAACATTTCTATGGCCGCGTGGAAGCCTATGACGCAGCACGCGCCGATAGTGAGGAAAGACTGGCAGAAGCGATCGAGCGCAATGTCTTTGCGCGATCACAGGATGTAACCGTTGAATCCCGGAAAATGGCGAATTATGTATTTGCCAGTGCAACTGAGCTTGACGGTCAGAGCGTTGAAGATTTTGCATCCGGCAAGATCGAATTTGCGTCGTTGCCAGACCACAACACCTGA
- a CDS encoding integration host factor subunit alpha: MGGKTVTRADLCEAVYQKVGLSRTESAELVEMVLEEVSNCLVEGQQVKLSSFGTFFVRDKNERVGRNPKTGEEVPISPRRVMVFKPSNVLKKKINDSLAPK, encoded by the coding sequence ATGGGGGGCAAAACGGTAACGCGCGCAGATTTGTGCGAAGCTGTCTATCAGAAGGTCGGGCTTTCCCGCACGGAATCCGCCGAACTGGTTGAAATGGTACTGGAAGAAGTGAGCAACTGCCTCGTTGAAGGCCAGCAGGTCAAATTGTCTTCCTTTGGCACCTTTTTCGTGCGCGACAAAAACGAACGGGTCGGGCGCAATCCAAAGACCGGTGAAGAGGTGCCCATCTCCCCGAGACGTGTCATGGTGTTCAAGCCTTCCAACGTTCTGAAGAAGAAGATCAACGACTCTCTGGCGCCCAAATAG
- a CDS encoding D-aminopeptidase gives MVDLAKLEKALDALPNSYRGPGGVAGVVKDGKVIASRAWGYSDLSSHRKMSAKTRLPICSISKQFTCGVMLHAFEDFTPLNERLADLLPNFKGTLPTVKELADNQSGLRDYWALTILQGAKAEQTFARDDAFKMFDRIKSCHFEPGTSYSYCNGNFRLLGEVIERETGRSLQGLYNEIIWGPAGMKTVALTPDSRVPADDVVGYEGSETTGFMPADNGIYWFGDAGISASLEDMLAYESWIDSSVDDPNGLYQRLSVEPTFKDGSPASYGYGLAHMEMAGRKVTGHAGALRGFRAFRMHCAEERLSVVVIFNHEADTFGAAASLFHTAIGHQPESHSPIPLEWEGQWLCEETGMLARIKSNRSGGVLTYSTSEEAVFCDGDKGLKGEELAISRSGETLTMTRSGENLTASLTPLPTEPITPDSDLEGRYYCDELDATLTIVAEGGGLYARCEGILGVGIMERIHPVGPDAWVMVTLRSMDAPAPGDWTVLAKRDTSGKIESLTIGCWLARKISYRRL, from the coding sequence ATGGTAGATTTAGCCAAGTTGGAAAAGGCCCTTGATGCGCTCCCCAATAGTTATCGGGGCCCGGGCGGCGTCGCTGGTGTCGTTAAGGACGGAAAGGTTATTGCATCGCGTGCATGGGGCTATTCAGATCTCTCCTCACACCGAAAAATGTCAGCCAAAACACGTTTGCCAATCTGTTCGATTTCAAAGCAGTTCACCTGTGGTGTCATGCTTCATGCGTTCGAGGACTTCACGCCTCTGAATGAGCGATTGGCGGATCTTCTTCCCAATTTCAAAGGGACGCTGCCGACCGTCAAGGAGCTGGCCGACAACCAGTCAGGCTTGCGCGACTATTGGGCTCTGACCATTCTGCAAGGGGCCAAGGCGGAACAGACTTTTGCTCGCGATGATGCGTTCAAAATGTTTGATCGGATAAAAAGCTGTCACTTCGAACCTGGCACCAGCTATTCCTATTGCAATGGCAACTTCCGGCTTCTGGGCGAAGTGATCGAGCGAGAAACCGGCCGTTCTTTGCAGGGGCTCTATAACGAGATCATCTGGGGTCCAGCCGGAATGAAAACCGTTGCGCTCACACCAGACAGCCGGGTGCCGGCAGATGATGTCGTTGGGTATGAAGGTAGCGAGACCACCGGTTTCATGCCCGCCGATAACGGTATTTACTGGTTCGGTGATGCCGGCATTTCCGCCTCTTTGGAAGACATGCTGGCCTATGAAAGTTGGATCGACAGCTCGGTTGATGATCCAAATGGTCTTTATCAGCGTCTTTCGGTCGAGCCAACATTCAAAGATGGCAGTCCCGCAAGCTATGGCTATGGGCTGGCACATATGGAAATGGCTGGACGGAAAGTGACCGGCCATGCAGGGGCCTTGCGTGGCTTTCGCGCGTTCCGCATGCATTGTGCTGAAGAACGTCTGTCGGTCGTGGTGATTTTCAACCATGAAGCGGATACATTTGGTGCTGCGGCTTCATTGTTTCACACCGCAATCGGGCATCAGCCCGAAAGCCATAGCCCGATCCCACTTGAGTGGGAAGGCCAATGGCTTTGTGAAGAAACTGGCATGCTCGCCCGCATAAAGAGCAATCGCTCTGGTGGTGTCCTGACATACTCCACGTCGGAAGAAGCCGTATTTTGCGATGGCGACAAGGGGTTGAAAGGTGAGGAACTGGCCATTTCCCGCAGTGGAGAGACCCTGACCATGACACGTTCGGGCGAAAACCTCACAGCCAGCCTGACGCCACTACCCACTGAGCCTATCACACCGGATTCTGATCTCGAAGGGCGTTACTATTGTGACGAACTCGACGCGACATTGACGATCGTGGCGGAGGGGGGCGGTCTCTATGCGCGCTGCGAAGGAATTCTTGGGGTGGGCATAATGGAGCGGATTCATCCGGTTGGTCCTGATGCCTGGGTCATGGTTACATTGCGCTCCATGGATGCGCCCGCGCCGGGTGACTGGACCGTTTTGGCCAAACGAGATACATCGGGCAAAATCGAAAGCCTGACAATCGGATGCTGGCTGGCCCGGAAGATTTCCTATCGCCGTCTGTAA
- a CDS encoding beta-ketoacyl-ACP synthase III, with translation MSVLRSVIVGSGSYLPENCVTNDELAKTVDTSDEWIRQRTGIEQRHFAAEGEYTSDLGYNAARAALEHAGIDAQDVDLIICATATPDNTFPATSVEIQNRLGINHGAAFDMQAVCSGFVFALSTADLYIQCGKAKTALVIGAETFSRILDFEDRTTCVLFGDGAGAVVLQAEEGEGNVSDRGILTSHIRSDGRHKDKLFVDGGPSTTKTTGYLRMEGKEVFKHAVGMITDVITDAFEATGVKADDLDWFVPHQANKRIIDASARKLGIPQEKVVVTVNRHGNTSAASIPLALNEAVLDGRIQKGDLVMFEAMGGGFTWGSVLLRW, from the coding sequence GTGAGCGTGTTACGGTCCGTCATTGTAGGATCCGGATCCTACTTGCCAGAAAATTGTGTTACCAACGACGAGTTGGCCAAAACAGTCGATACGTCAGACGAATGGATCCGTCAGCGGACCGGCATCGAACAACGGCATTTTGCTGCCGAAGGCGAATATACATCAGACCTAGGCTACAACGCTGCACGGGCAGCGCTTGAGCATGCCGGTATCGATGCCCAGGACGTTGATCTGATTATTTGTGCGACAGCAACGCCGGACAATACCTTTCCGGCCACTTCTGTTGAAATTCAGAACAGGCTTGGTATCAACCATGGTGCGGCCTTTGACATGCAGGCTGTTTGCTCCGGCTTCGTGTTTGCGCTCTCCACTGCCGATCTCTACATCCAGTGCGGCAAGGCGAAAACGGCGCTGGTGATTGGCGCCGAGACATTCTCCCGTATTCTTGATTTTGAGGACCGGACCACCTGTGTGCTGTTTGGCGATGGCGCAGGTGCCGTCGTGCTCCAAGCCGAGGAGGGGGAAGGCAACGTGTCCGACCGGGGCATTCTGACCAGCCACATCCGCTCTGATGGCCGCCACAAGGACAAGCTCTTTGTTGACGGAGGCCCATCGACCACAAAGACGACGGGCTACCTTCGCATGGAAGGCAAAGAAGTCTTCAAGCATGCGGTCGGCATGATCACCGACGTCATTACCGATGCCTTCGAAGCGACTGGTGTAAAAGCGGATGATCTTGACTGGTTTGTCCCGCATCAGGCCAACAAGCGCATCATTGATGCCAGCGCCAGAAAACTCGGGATCCCACAGGAGAAGGTGGTGGTCACGGTCAACCGGCACGGCAACACCTCGGCTGCTTCTATACCCCTTGCTTTGAATGAAGCTGTTCTCGACGGACGAATCCAGAAAGGTGATCTGGTCATGTTCGAGGCGATGGGTGGCGGGTTTACATGGGGATCCGTGCTGCTGCGCTGGTAG
- a CDS encoding DUF177 domain-containing protein has protein sequence MTRKDKMEDAPIIDPVLSLPVTIPRLKSLGETVKVTADAAVREALRERLGVLAVNTYAIDAKVLPWKKTGARIEGRVMGEVEQACVVTLKPVPETIDEPLFLTLVPEGSKYALRPNNAESGGEMVVDPEGEDPPETFSGDEIDVGRYAEEFFTMALDDYPRVPGVEFDGHLEDDPAKATEDKPFAALAGLKDKLTKDDQN, from the coding sequence ATGACAAGGAAAGACAAGATGGAAGACGCCCCCATCATAGACCCCGTCCTGTCACTCCCGGTAACGATCCCACGGCTCAAGAGTTTGGGTGAAACCGTGAAGGTCACCGCTGATGCCGCAGTGCGTGAAGCATTGCGCGAGCGTCTGGGCGTCCTGGCAGTCAACACCTATGCCATTGACGCCAAGGTTTTGCCCTGGAAGAAGACTGGCGCAAGGATCGAAGGGCGCGTAATGGGCGAGGTCGAGCAGGCCTGTGTCGTAACGCTGAAGCCAGTTCCGGAAACCATCGACGAACCCCTGTTTTTGACGCTGGTTCCCGAAGGATCCAAATATGCCCTGCGTCCGAACAATGCCGAATCCGGCGGTGAAATGGTGGTCGATCCGGAAGGCGAGGATCCCCCCGAAACCTTCTCCGGTGATGAGATCGATGTGGGACGCTACGCCGAAGAATTCTTCACCATGGCGCTTGATGACTATCCGCGTGTTCCCGGAGTGGAATTTGATGGTCATCTCGAAGATGATCCCGCCAAGGCAACCGAAGACAAGCCTTTTGCGGCACTTGCCGGCCTCAAGGACAAATTGACAAAAGACGATCAGAACTAG
- a CDS encoding ABC transporter ATP-binding protein produces the protein MSALLSVQDLSVEYKDHLETRSLLKDVTLDLGKSEIVGLVGESGSGKSLLCRAIIGLLPSPKLSITDGDVLLQGRSLLALDESAMTQVRGGRIGMIFQNPTSHLDPVMRIGDQICEGLFRHGTYTKAQAKTEAVSLLDQVGFPDPARAFRSFAHEFSGGMRQRAMIAIALACEPDILIADEPTTALDVTVQAQILELLVELREKRGLSIILITHDLGVVAQTCDRIAVMQAGEIVEMDEKRKLLASPSHSYTRTLIASHPSFDADEAPQTSLAIEDDEHSLAPIFEVDDLVVEFNSGKGWFSNKQSFQALAGVSCQIFPGDTVGIVGESGSGKSTMARAMIGLTPVTAGHVTYDGSVLTLNKDLALKRLRREVAMVFQDPYNALNPRLTVEAALREVLETQGEIAKNAISARIDELLDLVGLDRSFRDRKPKSLSGGQCQRVGIARALAVNPKAIIADECVAALDVTIQAQIIALFKDLQEKMGLTIIFIAHDLAIVRELCETVIVMHHGRIVEAGRTEHVFNNPKQDYTANLLSAIPNIDPDKPIGTKLAALAE, from the coding sequence ATGAGCGCCCTTCTTTCGGTACAGGATCTTTCGGTTGAATATAAGGACCATCTTGAGACGCGGTCTCTGCTCAAAGACGTGACGCTAGATCTTGGCAAGTCTGAGATCGTCGGGCTGGTGGGTGAGAGCGGCTCTGGCAAGAGCTTGCTGTGCCGGGCTATCATCGGCCTGTTGCCCTCGCCCAAACTCTCCATCACCGATGGTGACGTGCTGTTGCAGGGCCGGTCTTTGTTGGCGCTTGATGAAAGCGCCATGACGCAAGTCCGAGGCGGGCGCATCGGCATGATCTTCCAGAACCCGACGAGCCATCTCGACCCGGTGATGCGCATCGGCGATCAGATCTGCGAAGGTCTTTTCCGGCACGGCACATACACCAAGGCTCAGGCGAAAACCGAGGCTGTCAGTCTGCTTGATCAGGTTGGCTTCCCCGATCCGGCACGCGCCTTTAGAAGCTTTGCGCATGAATTCTCGGGCGGCATGCGCCAGAGAGCCATGATAGCCATCGCTCTGGCCTGTGAGCCCGACATCCTGATCGCGGATGAACCAACCACCGCCCTTGACGTCACGGTTCAGGCACAAATTCTGGAGCTTCTCGTCGAGTTGCGGGAAAAACGGGGTCTCTCGATAATTCTCATCACCCATGATCTGGGTGTCGTTGCCCAGACCTGTGACAGGATCGCCGTCATGCAGGCCGGTGAGATCGTTGAGATGGATGAGAAGCGCAAACTGCTTGCCTCCCCTTCTCACTCCTACACTCGCACTCTGATCGCCTCCCATCCATCCTTTGATGCTGACGAAGCACCTCAGACAAGTCTGGCTATCGAAGACGATGAGCATTCGCTTGCGCCGATCTTCGAAGTTGATGATCTCGTAGTTGAATTCAATTCCGGCAAGGGCTGGTTCTCGAACAAGCAGTCGTTTCAAGCGCTCGCAGGTGTCAGTTGCCAGATCTTCCCGGGGGACACCGTCGGGATTGTCGGCGAAAGTGGCTCTGGCAAAAGCACGATGGCCAGAGCCATGATCGGCCTCACTCCGGTTACGGCGGGGCATGTGACCTATGATGGCTCGGTTTTGACGCTCAACAAGGATCTGGCTCTCAAACGCCTGCGCCGTGAAGTCGCGATGGTGTTTCAGGATCCCTACAACGCGCTCAACCCGCGCCTGACCGTCGAGGCCGCCCTGCGCGAGGTTCTGGAAACCCAAGGCGAGATTGCCAAGAATGCGATTAGCGCACGGATCGACGAGTTGCTTGATCTGGTCGGGCTCGACAGGAGCTTCAGGGACAGAAAACCCAAGAGCCTGTCTGGTGGCCAATGTCAGCGCGTTGGTATCGCCCGCGCCCTCGCCGTCAATCCCAAAGCGATCATTGCCGACGAATGTGTAGCGGCCCTTGATGTCACCATTCAGGCGCAGATCATTGCCCTGTTCAAAGACCTTCAGGAGAAGATGGGCCTTACGATCATCTTCATCGCCCATGATCTGGCGATCGTCAGAGAGCTTTGCGAAACCGTGATCGTGATGCATCACGGACGCATTGTCGAAGCAGGCCGAACAGAACACGTGTTCAACAATCCCAAACAAGACTATACCGCCAATTTGCTGTCCGCGATCCCCAACATCGATCCGGACAAGCCGATCGGCACAAAACTCGCCGCTCTCGCAGAATAA
- a CDS encoding ABC transporter permease: protein MTNTKHSFLTPNWRAILSNHSTLTLGCCILALFVIAAVFAPLLAPYDPILQDPTARLHAPSLLHPFGTDNFGRDVFSRVIWGVRIDLQIALIGVLFPMIIGTLLGTVAGFMGGIVDTILMRIIDIVLAFPFLVLMLSIITILGPGLTSFYIAMALVGWVSYARLVRAQILVLKTMDFAVAAKSLGFSKLRIMFRHLLPNALTGSIVFAMSDVILVLLNGAAISYLGLGVQPPAAEWGIMVAEGQGFISQAWWITFFPGVSIVILALGFSLLGDALGDMWEAKT, encoded by the coding sequence ATGACGAACACAAAGCATTCCTTTCTTACGCCCAACTGGCGCGCCATTCTGAGCAATCACAGCACCCTCACGCTGGGCTGTTGCATTCTGGCTCTGTTCGTCATTGCTGCGGTGTTTGCGCCTCTTCTGGCTCCTTATGACCCGATTTTGCAGGATCCAACGGCACGCCTTCATGCGCCGTCCCTGCTGCATCCGTTCGGGACCGACAACTTCGGACGCGACGTTTTCTCCCGCGTGATCTGGGGCGTTCGCATCGATTTGCAGATTGCGCTGATTGGCGTGCTGTTCCCGATGATCATCGGCACCCTGCTTGGCACTGTGGCCGGGTTCATGGGCGGCATTGTCGATACCATCCTGATGCGGATCATCGATATCGTGCTTGCCTTCCCCTTTTTGGTTCTGATGCTCTCCATCATCACCATTTTGGGGCCGGGCCTGACCAGTTTCTATATCGCAATGGCGCTTGTCGGCTGGGTGAGCTATGCCCGCCTGGTGCGTGCACAGATCCTTGTTTTGAAAACGATGGATTTTGCCGTTGCAGCCAAGAGCCTCGGCTTTTCGAAACTGCGCATCATGTTCCGTCACCTGTTGCCCAACGCCCTTACCGGTTCCATCGTCTTTGCGATGTCGGACGTCATTCTGGTGCTGCTCAACGGTGCCGCCATCAGCTATCTGGGACTGGGTGTTCAGCCTCCCGCCGCAGAATGGGGCATCATGGTTGCCGAGGGACAAGGGTTCATCTCACAAGCCTGGTGGATCACCTTCTTCCCCGGCGTGTCCATCGTCATTCTTGCCCTTGGTTTTTCGCTTCTGGGTGATGCCCTTGGCGACATGTGGGAGGCAAAGACATGA
- the plsX gene encoding phosphate acyltransferase PlsX, which produces MADSINIALDVMGGDNGPSVVLEGADIALVRHPDIRYVLYGDKDQVEPLLENFPRVKQASVFHHSEIVIQMDERPSQALRRGRGKSSMWQSIEATKIGEADVCVSAGNTGALMAMSKFCLRTMADIERPAIAAIWPTLRGESVVLDVGANIGADAQQLFDFAMMGGAMARSLFGIDRPTVGLLNIGEEDVKGLDEVKEAGRMLRDFNLPHLNYKGFVEGDDLGTGAVDVVVTEGFSGNIALKTAEGTAKQLGEYLRSAMTRTLMSRIGYLFAKSAFDRLREKMDPRKVNGGVFLGLNGIVIKSHGSTDGEGFAGAIGLAYDMVRNGLTEKIEQDLSVYHKNRIAVDEENA; this is translated from the coding sequence ATGGCCGATTCAATCAATATAGCGCTTGACGTGATGGGGGGCGACAACGGGCCGTCCGTTGTGCTGGAAGGAGCCGACATCGCGCTCGTCCGACACCCGGACATTCGCTATGTGCTTTACGGCGACAAGGATCAGGTCGAACCGTTGCTCGAGAATTTCCCCCGTGTGAAACAGGCCAGCGTCTTTCATCACAGCGAGATTGTCATCCAGATGGATGAACGACCCAGTCAGGCCTTGCGTCGTGGTCGCGGCAAGTCGAGCATGTGGCAATCGATCGAAGCCACCAAAATCGGCGAAGCGGATGTCTGCGTTTCTGCAGGAAACACTGGCGCTCTGATGGCCATGTCAAAATTCTGCCTGCGTACGATGGCCGACATCGAGCGTCCGGCGATCGCTGCGATCTGGCCAACCCTGCGCGGCGAGAGCGTTGTGCTTGATGTGGGGGCCAACATCGGCGCGGATGCCCAACAGTTGTTTGATTTTGCCATGATGGGTGGCGCGATGGCGCGTTCGCTGTTTGGCATTGATCGTCCAACCGTTGGACTTCTGAACATCGGCGAGGAAGACGTCAAGGGTCTGGATGAAGTCAAGGAAGCAGGGCGCATGCTGCGCGATTTCAACTTGCCCCATCTCAACTACAAGGGATTCGTCGAGGGCGATGATCTGGGCACCGGCGCGGTCGACGTCGTCGTGACCGAAGGTTTCTCGGGCAATATCGCCCTGAAAACAGCAGAAGGTACGGCAAAGCAACTGGGTGAATATCTGCGCTCCGCAATGACCCGCACGCTGATGTCTCGAATCGGCTATTTGTTTGCCAAGTCTGCCTTTGACCGATTGAGGGAGAAGATGGACCCGCGCAAGGTGAATGGCGGCGTCTTTCTTGGTCTCAATGGCATCGTGATCAAGAGCCACGGCAGCACCGATGGTGAAGGGTTCGCCGGCGCAATCGGTCTCGCGTACGACATGGTCAGAAATGGCCTAACCGAAAAAATTGAACAGGATCTGTCTGTTTATCATAAAAACCGCATCGCGGTTGACGAGGAGAACGCATAA